One segment of Carya illinoinensis cultivar Pawnee chromosome 13, C.illinoinensisPawnee_v1, whole genome shotgun sequence DNA contains the following:
- the LOC122292967 gene encoding protein NRT1/ PTR FAMILY 7.3-like codes for MANCFNACKKGGGDREVKRGQEICTLDGTVDRHGRPAVRRRTGAWFAGILILVNQGLATLAFFGVGVNLVLFLTRVLGQDNAEAANNVSKWTGTVYLFSLVGAFLSDAYLGRYKSCAIFQSIFVLGLVSLSLSTYIFLLEPRGCGNEQSPCGSHSGFHLALFYLSIYLIALGNGGYQPNIATFGADQFDEEDPNEGYSKISFFSYFYLALNLGSLFSNTVLGYFEDQGMWALGFWASAASAALALVLFLCGTPRYRHFKPKGNPLSRCCQVLVAAARKWKVEMMPSGEGLFELEVKEGSQNWDRKILHTRGFKFLDRAAVITSEDFHQMDKEAYNPWCLCTVTQVEEVKCVLRLLPIWLCTILYSVVFTQMASLFVEQGAAMKTTISSFHVPPASMSSFDILSVAAFIFIYRRVLDPLFAARKNNAKGLTELQRMGIGLVIAILAMVAAGVVELFRLKYAKTDCTNCEGSSSLSIFWQIPQYVLIGASEVFMYVGQLEFFNGQAPDGLKSFGSALCMTSISLGNYVSSLLVTVVMKISTRDDMPGWIPGNLNKGHVDLFFFLLAVLTTADLVIYIICAKWYKYIKFEGKSGDKNANEQAEFRVV; via the exons ATGGCTAATTGCTTCAATGCCTGCAAAAAG GGTGGCGGGGATAGAGAGGTGAAAAGGGGGCAAGAGATTTGTACACTTGATGGAACCGTTGATCGGCACGGCCGCCCAGCAGTCCGAAGGAGAACTGGTGCTTGGTTTGCTGGAATTTTGATCTTAG TGAATCAAGGGCTGGCTACGTTGGCATTCTTTGGGGTAGGAGTTAACTTGGTTCTGTTTTTGACGAGGGTGTTGGGTCAAGACAACGCTGAGGCAGCCAACAATGTTAGCAAATGGACAGGAACGGTTTACCTGTTCTCCCTTGTCGGTGCCTTCCTTAGTGACGCTTACTTGGGAAGGTACAAGAGTTGTGCCATCTTCCAATCCATCTTCGTCCTC GGCCTTGTATCACTGTCACTATCAACATACATATTCTTACTCGAGCCTAGAGGCTGTGGTAATGAACAATCTCCTTGTGGATCCCATTCAGGCTTCCATCTGGCTTTGTTCTACCTCTCCATATACCTAATTGCCCTCGGAAATGGAGGGTACCAACCTAACATAGCAACATTTGGGGCAGATCAGTTTGATGAAGAGGATCCTAATGAAGGGTACTCTAAAATATCCTTCTTTAGCTACTTCTACCTGGCTCTAAACCTGGGTTCTCTCTTTTCAAACACTGTTTTGGGCTATTTTGAGGATCAAGGAATGTGGGCACTTGGATTTTGGGCATCAGCTGCCTCTGCAGCTCTGGCACTGGTCTTGTTTCTATGTGGCACCCCAAGGTACAGGCATTTTAAACCTAAAGGCAATCCTCTCTCTAGGTGTTGCCAAGTGCTGGTCGCTGCCGCAAGAAAATGGAAAGTTGAGATGATGCCAAGTGGAGAAGGTTTGTTTGAGTTAGAAGTAAAGGAAGGCTCCCAGAACTGGGATAGAAAGATACTCCACACTCGAGGCTTCAA ATTCTTGGATAGAGCAGCAGTTATCACTTCAGAGGACTTCCACCAGATGGACAAGGAAGCTTACAATCCATGGTGTCTTTGCACTGTGACACAAGTTGAAGAGGTGAAATGCGTCTTAAGACTCCTCCCAATTTGGCTCTGCACGATTCTCTATTCGGTAGTTTTCACCCAAATGGCATCCCTATTTGTGGAACAAGGCGCTGCCATGAAAACCACCATTTCGAGCTTCCACGTTCCTCCAGCAAGCATGTCCAGCTTTGATATCCTCAGTGTAGCAGCTTTCATATTCATTTACAGGCGGGTTCTTGACCCTCTTTTTGCCGCCAGAAAGAACAATGCTAAAGGATTAACAGAGCTTCAGAGGATGGGAATTGGTCTTGTTATAGCCATTCTGGCAATGGTTGCAGCCGGGGTTGTAGAGTTGTTCAGGTTAAAGTATGCAAAAACAGACTGCACCAACTGTGAAGGCTCAAGTTCTTTGAGCATATTTTGGCAAATCCCTCAGTATGTACTTATAGGAGCATCTGAGGTTTTCATGTATGTTGGCCAGCTGGAATTCTTCAATGGTCAAGCTCCTGATGGATTAAAGAGCTTTGGAAGCGCTCTCTGCATGACATCCATATCACTAGGAAACTATGTGAGTAGTTTGCTTGTGACAGTTGTCATGAAAATCTCAACCAGAGATGATATGCCTGGTTGGATTCCTGGAAACCTTAACAAAGGACATGTAGACCTGTTCTTCTTCCTTTTAGCAGTTTTGACAACAGCTGATCTTGTGATCTACATTATATGCGCTAAGTGGTACAAGTACATCAAGTTTGAAGGAAAGAGTGGAGACAAGAATGCCAATGAGCAGGCTGAGTTTAGAGTGGTATAA
- the LOC122291934 gene encoding protoheme IX farnesyltransferase, mitochondrial, whose translation MWRSSRSFSSKLLLRSSSPNPRDPVASSINSTSYGVVRTPHLYLSSIPASSSSASDSFKLGFPQPDGARAFSASAVDISSLASAPGSRARRVAGLASHYARCYWELSKARLSMLVVATSGTGFVLGSGSALDFLGLCWTCAGTMMVAASANSLNQVFEINNDAKMKRTRQRPLPSGRITIPHAVTWASSIGVAGTALLAGKANMLAAGLAASNLVLYAFVYTPLKQIHPVNTWVGAVVGAIPPLLGWVAASGQVSLNGMILPAALYFWQLPHFMALAYLCRSDYAAGGFRMFSLADASGRRTAAVALRNSLYLLPLGYLAYDLGVTSGWFCLESSILTLAISYAAFSFYRDRTAQKARRMFHASLLYLPVFMSGLLLHRLPDNQQLVQEDNSMEVVELSSSLGTLAEESENLDQRNHEMGSTGGKQARAPVAYASVAPFPFLPAPSYAAP comes from the exons ATGTGGAGGAGCTCACGGAGCTTCTCATCCAAACTCCTCCTCCGCTCTTCCTCGCCAAATCCTCGCGATCCTGTCGCCTCATCTATCAATTCCACCTCATACGGGGTCGTTCGGACCCCGCACCTCTACTTATCCTCTATTCCCGCCTCCTCTTCTTCGGCCTCAGATTCCTTCAAACTAGGGTTTCCCCAACCCGATGGGGCCCGAGCCTTCTCGGCCTCGGCCGTAGATATCTCTTCTCTGGCCTCTGCACCGGGGTCTAGAGCCAGGCGAGTCGCCGGCCTAGCCAGCCATTACGCTCGCTGCTACTGGGAACTCTCCAAAGCTCGCCTCAG CATGCTAGTGGTTGCGACTTCTGGGACTGGATTCGTTCTTGGGAGTGGAAGTGCCCTTGATTTTCTGGGACTTTGTTGGACTTGTGCTGGTACCATGATGGTTGCAGCATCTGCTAACTCCTTAAATCAG GTATTTGAAATAAACAATGATGCCAAAATGAAGAGAACAAGGCAAAGACCACTTCCTTCAGGGCGCATTACCATACCCCATGCCGTCACCTGGGCATCTTCCATCGGTGTAGCTGGCACTGCTTTATTGGCAGGCAAG GCTAATATGTTGGCAGCTGGGCTCGCAGCTTCAAATCTTGTCCTTTATGCATTTGTTTATACTCCCTTAAAGCAGATCCACCCAGTCAATACGTGGGTTGGGGCTGTTGTTGGTGCTATTCCACCACTTCTTGG GTGGGTTGCAGCTTCTGGCCAGGTGTCATTGAATGGAATGATTCTTCCAGCTGCTCTCTACTTTTGGCAACTACCACATTTCATGGCCCTTGCTTACTTGTGCCGCAGTGATTATGCTGCTGGAGG GTTTAGGATGTTCTCTCTTGCTGATGCTTCTGGTCGGAGAACTGCAGCGGTGGCTTTAAGGAACTCCCTATATCTGCTCCCTTTGGGTTACCTGGCATATGATT TGGGCGTGACTTCTGGATGGTTTTGTCTTGAATCATCTATCCTCACTCTTGCAATAAGCTATGCGGCATTTTCATTCTACAGAGACCGTACTGCACAAAAAGCTAGGAGGATGTTTCATGCTAGCCTACTGTATCTTCCTGTATTCATGTCTGGACTCCTACTTCACCGTCTCCCCGATAACCAACAACTTGTCCAAGAAGACAATTCAATGGAGGTTGTTGAGCTTTCATCTTCCTTGGGAACTCTAGCAGAAGAAAGTGAAAATCTTGACCAGAGGAACCACGAGATGGGTTCCACCGGTGGCAAACAAGCACGCGCACCTGTAGCATATGCCTCTGTTGCACCGTTTCCTTTCTTGCCTGCTCCTTCGTACGCAGCTCCTTGA
- the LOC122291935 gene encoding NADH dehydrogenase [ubiquinone] 1 alpha subcomplex assembly factor 3 isoform X1 yields the protein MVVRQRAVVATLPNLIRSLRKECPKPTNQAVLPSLRRAFSLYDQINLIDNVPEDQLRFQRYTDTGFTVNGVDYEGSLLCIGNLLMSWAPKKFSEITPDSLSIFQTVRTIPEILILGCGRYIEPVVPELRSFIRSTGMKLEVLDSRNAASTYNILNEEGRIVAAAFLPYGVSS from the exons ATGGTGGTCAGACAGAGAGCAGTGGTGGCAACACTCCCTAACCTCATTCGGAGCCTCCGAAAGGAATGTCCAAAGCCCACGAACCAAGCGGTGTTGCCGTCGTTGAGACGCGCTTTCTCTCTCTACGATCAGATCAATCTCATCGACAACGTCCCCGAAGACCAGCTTCGCTTTCAAAG GTATACGGACACGGGTTTCACCGTAAATGGCGTGGATTATGAAGGCAGCTTGCTCTGTATTGGGAACTTGCTAATGTCTTGGGCCCCCAAGAAATTCTCAGAGATTACTCCAGATAG CTTATCTATCTTCCAAACTGTGCGGACTATACCCG AGATTTTGATACTTGGCTGTGGGAGGTACATTGAGCCTGTAGTTCCTGAACTTAGGAGCTTCATTCGGTCTACTGGCATGAAGTTGGAAGTCCTTGACTCG AGAAATGCTGCATCAACTTACAACATACTGAATGAGGAGGGTCGGATCGTGGCTGCTGCATTTCTCCCATATGGGGTTTCCTCTTGA
- the LOC122291935 gene encoding uncharacterized protein LOC122291935 isoform X2 gives MVVRQRAVVATLPNLIRSLRKECPKPTNQAVLPSLRRAFSLYDQINLIDNVPEDQLRFQRYTDTGFTVNGVDYEGSLLCIGNLLMSWAPKKFSEITPDSLSIFQTVRTIPEKCCINLQHTE, from the exons ATGGTGGTCAGACAGAGAGCAGTGGTGGCAACACTCCCTAACCTCATTCGGAGCCTCCGAAAGGAATGTCCAAAGCCCACGAACCAAGCGGTGTTGCCGTCGTTGAGACGCGCTTTCTCTCTCTACGATCAGATCAATCTCATCGACAACGTCCCCGAAGACCAGCTTCGCTTTCAAAG GTATACGGACACGGGTTTCACCGTAAATGGCGTGGATTATGAAGGCAGCTTGCTCTGTATTGGGAACTTGCTAATGTCTTGGGCCCCCAAGAAATTCTCAGAGATTACTCCAGATAG CTTATCTATCTTCCAAACTGTGCGGACTATACCCG AGAAATGCTGCATCAACTTACAACATACTGAATGA